The following proteins are co-located in the Amycolatopsis tolypomycina genome:
- a CDS encoding TetR/AcrR family transcriptional regulator, which yields MSHPTRRGRARAATEQDIRRTARKLLVEQGPEAVTLRAIARELGITAPALYRYYESRDDLVENLRLDVCADLAEDLAEEIAELPDDGVLQLFAICKGFRRWALTHTKEFTLVFASPTGGVGSTSGSALSRVDEPFGRIFLAAAGRVLARHDIVLPSASGVPDELRDDLKTFQESLVTVLVESDQGVPVEKIDLGVTYLMIQFWARLYGHVTLEVFGNYPIPMSKPDVLFESMLADLAREIGLYSG from the coding sequence ATGAGCCACCCCACGCGAAGGGGTCGCGCGCGTGCGGCTACCGAACAGGACATCCGGCGGACCGCCCGGAAACTGCTCGTCGAGCAGGGGCCGGAGGCGGTCACGCTGCGTGCCATCGCGCGGGAGCTGGGGATCACCGCACCCGCGCTCTACCGGTACTACGAGTCGCGGGACGACCTCGTCGAGAACCTGCGGCTGGATGTCTGCGCGGACCTGGCCGAAGACCTCGCCGAGGAGATCGCCGAGCTGCCGGACGACGGGGTGCTGCAGCTGTTCGCCATCTGCAAGGGCTTCCGGCGGTGGGCACTCACCCACACGAAGGAATTCACGCTCGTCTTCGCGTCGCCGACCGGTGGGGTGGGGTCGACGTCGGGGAGTGCGCTGAGCCGGGTCGACGAGCCGTTCGGGCGGATCTTCCTCGCCGCCGCGGGGCGGGTGCTCGCTCGGCACGACATCGTGCTGCCCTCGGCCAGCGGGGTGCCCGACGAGCTGCGTGACGACCTGAAGACCTTCCAGGAGTCGCTGGTCACCGTGCTCGTCGAGTCAGACCAGGGCGTGCCCGTCGAAAAGATCGACCTCGGCGTGACGTACCTGATGATCCAGTTCTGGGCCCGGCTCTACGGGCACGTCACGCTCGAGGTCTTCGGCAACTACCCGATCCCGATGTCCAAGCCGGACGTCCTGTTCGAATCGATGCTCGCCGACCTGGCGCGGGAGATCGGCCTCTACTCCGGTTAG
- a CDS encoding SDR family oxidoreductase, translating into MTLDGKVALVTGGSRGIGAATALRLAEDGADVALTYQHNAALAAEVVEQIKRLGRRALAIQADSADAAAVSAAVSAVVAEFGRLDVLVNNAGVGFVGAFGETSLEDVDRVLAVNVRGVFAATQAAAGVLRDGGRVITIGSCVTDRVPGPGMALYATSKAAMVGLTKALARELGPRGITVNLVHPGPTDTDMNPADGPYAADQRALTAFDRYGSPSEVASAVSYLAAPASAYVTAAVLSVDGGHAA; encoded by the coding sequence ATGACCCTCGACGGCAAGGTGGCACTGGTGACGGGCGGCAGCCGGGGCATCGGCGCGGCCACGGCACTGCGGCTCGCCGAGGACGGCGCGGACGTCGCGCTGACGTACCAGCACAACGCCGCGCTCGCGGCCGAGGTGGTCGAGCAGATCAAGCGCCTCGGCCGTCGCGCGCTGGCGATCCAGGCGGATTCGGCGGACGCTGCCGCGGTTTCAGCCGCCGTTTCCGCTGTGGTGGCGGAGTTCGGCCGGCTGGACGTACTGGTGAACAACGCGGGTGTCGGCTTCGTGGGCGCGTTCGGCGAAACCTCCTTGGAAGACGTCGACCGCGTGCTGGCGGTGAACGTCCGCGGCGTGTTCGCGGCAACCCAGGCGGCGGCCGGTGTCCTGCGCGACGGCGGCCGCGTGATCACGATCGGCAGCTGCGTCACCGACCGCGTGCCCGGCCCGGGCATGGCGCTGTACGCGACGAGCAAGGCGGCGATGGTCGGCCTGACGAAGGCGCTGGCCCGTGAGCTGGGCCCGCGCGGCATCACGGTGAACCTGGTCCACCCGGGCCCGACGGACACGGACATGAACCCGGCCGACGGCCCTTACGCGGCGGACCAGCGGGCGTTGACGGCGTTCGACCGCTACGGATCGCCGTCCGAGGTGGCGTCGGCGGTCTCCTACCTGGCCGCGCCGGCCAGCGCGTACGTGACGGCGGCGGTGTTGTCGGTGGACGGCGGCCACGCGGCCTAA